In the Flavobacterium sp. J372 genome, one interval contains:
- the pelA gene encoding pectate lyase: MTFGKKLLFVFFIMPMLVLAQVHDKSWKSIVESKDEKWFASDEAAAIAENVLLYQRYIGGWPKNIQMQDKLTEADKKKLKDLKSSPKDCTTDNGATTQEMLFLSKVYKQRPEEKYKEAFLKGLDYLMEAQYKNGGWPQYYPLKKGYYTHITYNDDSMVRIMWVLKEVKDKSGFYSITPCDKTIKKAAEAFDKGVDCILKTQYRQNGVLTAWCAQHDEFTLLPAKARAYELPSLSGKESSKIALLLMSIENPSAEVKAAVEAAVTWFEKTKITGIKIESVPSKEGSKPDKVVVQDANAEPLWARFMELDDNTPFFCDRDGVKKPTMAEIGYERRSGYGWYSNEPKEVLKKYPKWKNSLK; the protein is encoded by the coding sequence ATGACTTTTGGAAAAAAGCTTTTGTTTGTTTTCTTCATTATGCCTATGCTTGTACTTGCACAGGTGCACGACAAATCATGGAAAAGCATTGTAGAGAGCAAAGATGAAAAATGGTTTGCAAGCGATGAAGCTGCTGCGATAGCCGAGAATGTATTGCTCTACCAGCGTTATATTGGCGGATGGCCAAAGAACATACAAATGCAGGACAAGCTTACCGAAGCTGATAAGAAAAAGCTGAAAGACCTGAAATCGAGCCCTAAGGACTGTACTACCGATAATGGCGCAACAACCCAGGAGATGCTTTTCCTGTCTAAAGTATACAAGCAGCGTCCTGAAGAAAAGTATAAAGAGGCTTTCCTTAAAGGCCTTGATTACCTGATGGAAGCGCAATATAAAAACGGTGGCTGGCCGCAATATTATCCGCTCAAGAAAGGGTATTACACACACATCACTTACAATGATGACAGTATGGTACGTATAATGTGGGTATTAAAAGAAGTAAAAGATAAATCAGGCTTTTACTCTATTACACCTTGTGATAAAACAATTAAAAAGGCAGCTGAAGCTTTTGATAAAGGGGTTGATTGTATATTGAAAACACAGTACAGGCAAAATGGTGTGCTTACGGCATGGTGTGCGCAGCATGATGAGTTTACCCTGCTTCCGGCAAAAGCACGGGCGTATGAGCTGCCATCGTTAAGCGGAAAAGAATCTTCAAAAATAGCACTGTTGCTTATGTCTATCGAAAATCCTTCGGCTGAAGTAAAAGCGGCAGTAGAGGCAGCAGTTACATGGTTTGAAAAAACAAAGATCACCGGTATAAAGATTGAAAGTGTACCGTCTAAAGAAGGCAGCAAGCCTGACAAAGTAGTTGTGCAGGATGCCAATGCGGAGCCGTTGTGGGCAAGGTTTATGGAACTTGATGATAACACGCCTTTTTTCTGTGACAGAGATGGTGTAAAAAAACCAACTATGGCAGAAATAGGCTATGAACGCAGGAGCGGTTACGGATGGTACAGCAATGAGCCTAAAGAAGTTTTAAAGAAATACCCTAAGTGGAAGAACAGCCTGAAATAA
- a CDS encoding pectinesterase family protein has product MTTHTGRVYCNGAAAVTAGLPTSRFLSINLQEDDEVKVIARGDTDGVLKFAYGANPAAQTDNAAITSASGAVSELNFVAKQSGVYYLFDQSSKVSFYRIYRKAATYVNVTGTVDVSLAAGIPAGYSLVFTNAAGKSWTAAVNSGTYSVNIPVGYSYELSLANASGYIITTGETLNTAGIITPATTHNVVVLGVSLYTVSGNITGLGTAIDNLALTYTPAASSNSVYVPVPVVNTANATYTVQLEPGVEYTITAQGVNDYEIPANTITIPAANTTAAIAFTPKPLYGVTINTTGLTATQSADLQLTFTNLNETGYVYNFTNLNAISLRNGTYKVSFSGLDNYPVELALTSNLVVNNAATSKTLTFKPVTVWSFNDQAISTSTTASYKGMLFTGQITTVPASGHLAGKTAATIKVPVHAGEKVTVFYYYTANFSIEGGAEITTATNSTSIVEKAEYIYTGTTDGYVTITFGGPSTLTSYLTEVRVNPVVAYTPVITVGINKDYQTINGALGAVANMNRGAADRVTIMIDPGNYEEMLVINQANVTLKNASATPSTAILNKGVDISPDAVRVTSYYGHGYNYYSMGSDQKWNADVLAVNTANGYTSYQNTGAGTTNGSYWNATVVVSASGFIADNIIFENSFNQYVSAKEAQDVVQMWANGSPGARPTVVGDVSVQNRTMVERAAALAIANNTDKVILNKCRVIGRQDSFYGGAGARVAVYKGDYMGAVDYIFGGDGCSILQIKPCHERKRPKQ; this is encoded by the coding sequence GTGACTACCCACACCGGGCGTGTTTATTGCAATGGTGCAGCTGCTGTAACTGCAGGTTTACCAACATCACGCTTTCTTAGCATTAACCTTCAGGAAGATGATGAAGTGAAGGTTATTGCAAGAGGAGATACCGACGGCGTACTCAAATTTGCGTATGGAGCCAACCCGGCGGCCCAGACAGATAACGCGGCTATAACATCTGCCAGCGGTGCAGTATCAGAACTTAATTTTGTGGCAAAGCAGTCAGGCGTTTATTATTTATTTGACCAATCGTCAAAAGTAAGTTTCTACAGGATTTACAGAAAAGCTGCAACCTATGTAAATGTTACAGGTACGGTAGATGTATCACTTGCTGCCGGGATACCTGCAGGCTATTCGCTTGTATTTACCAACGCTGCAGGAAAATCGTGGACAGCCGCTGTAAATTCAGGTACATACAGTGTGAACATACCTGTAGGATATTCTTATGAACTAAGTTTAGCCAATGCCAGCGGTTATATAATAACTACAGGCGAAACTTTAAATACTGCAGGAATCATTACACCGGCAACAACACATAACGTTGTGGTTTTAGGCGTTTCGCTATATACCGTTAGCGGCAATATCACAGGCCTGGGTACGGCAATTGATAACCTTGCACTTACATATACGCCTGCTGCATCTTCAAATTCCGTTTATGTTCCGGTGCCGGTTGTAAATACTGCTAATGCAACATATACAGTTCAGTTAGAGCCCGGTGTAGAATACACTATTACAGCACAAGGGGTTAATGACTATGAAATCCCTGCTAACACAATTACAATCCCTGCTGCAAATACTACTGCGGCCATTGCCTTTACGCCAAAACCGCTTTATGGTGTTACAATAAATACTACGGGGCTTACGGCCACCCAAAGCGCTGATTTGCAACTGACATTTACTAACCTGAATGAAACGGGTTATGTTTATAATTTTACTAACCTGAATGCAATATCATTGCGCAACGGCACATATAAAGTTTCATTCAGCGGGCTTGACAACTATCCGGTAGAACTGGCACTTACATCTAATTTAGTGGTTAACAATGCTGCAACATCAAAAACACTAACATTTAAGCCTGTAACGGTATGGTCATTCAATGATCAGGCAATCTCTACCAGCACAACAGCATCTTACAAAGGTATGCTGTTTACAGGCCAGATTACTACAGTACCTGCATCGGGGCATTTGGCAGGCAAAACAGCAGCTACTATAAAAGTGCCTGTACATGCCGGTGAAAAAGTTACGGTTTTCTATTACTACACGGCCAACTTCTCTATTGAAGGCGGGGCGGAAATAACCACTGCTACCAATAGTACCAGTATTGTTGAAAAGGCAGAGTACATTTACACAGGTACAACTGATGGCTATGTAACCATAACTTTCGGAGGGCCGTCAACATTAACATCATACCTAACCGAAGTGAGGGTAAACCCTGTTGTTGCTTACACTCCTGTAATTACTGTAGGTATAAATAAAGATTACCAGACCATAAATGGTGCGCTAGGCGCCGTTGCAAACATGAATAGGGGAGCGGCAGACCGTGTTACTATTATGATTGATCCGGGCAACTATGAAGAAATGCTGGTAATAAACCAGGCCAATGTAACGCTTAAAAATGCGTCAGCAACACCAAGCACTGCCATACTAAATAAAGGCGTAGATATATCTCCTGACGCAGTTAGGGTAACATCTTATTACGGGCATGGCTACAATTATTACAGCATGGGCAGCGACCAGAAGTGGAATGCCGATGTACTGGCGGTTAATACTGCTAACGGCTATACATCATACCAGAATACCGGTGCAGGTACTACCAACGGTTCTTACTGGAACGCTACCGTTGTGGTAAGTGCGTCAGGATTTATTGCTGACAATATTATTTTTGAGAATTCTTTCAACCAATACGTTTCTGCTAAAGAGGCACAGGATGTGGTGCAGATGTGGGCCAACGGAAGCCCCGGCGCAAGGCCAACTGTAGTTGGTGATGTATCTGTGCAAAACCGTACAATGGTAGAGCGTGCTGCGGCACTGGCTATTGCTAATAATACTGATAAAGTAATACTCAACAAATGCCGCGTTATTGGCCGCCAGGATTCTTTCTACGGAGGCGCCGGAGCAAGGGTAGCTGTTTATAAAGGCGATTACATGGGCGCAGTAGATTATATTTTTGGGGGGGATGGATGTAGTATTCTACAAATCAAACCTTGCCATGAACGTAAGCGACCAAAGCAATGA
- a CDS encoding glycoside hydrolase family 105 protein, translated as MYKAVYNRVIFKNSLTTRAALIALVVFCTFSCKAQVQDISTNLKWSERMALSIMKRHPEAYQIDDKTQPKWDYVHGLVLTSFEKIYAKTGDKKYYDYIKGYADATIDSEGKIKSYKFENYNIDMVVAGRLLFNLYDTTKDPRYFTVIETLRKQLKEQPRTASRGFWHKKVYPDQMWLDGLYMGEPFYAEYVKRYENGDNFNDIAHQFELIHTNARDKNTGLLYHGWDESREMGWANKVTGTSPNFWSRSLGWYMMALVDVLDYFPENHPKRKELVRYLNETANAVAKFQDKSGLWYQVTDKGGSPGNYLESSGSSMFAYAMAKGANKGYLNKKYRKIANKAFDGLTSKLIVTAPDGEITITQACAVAGLGGNPYRDGSYEYYVNEKKKDNDPKATGPFILAALELNR; from the coding sequence ATGTACAAGGCGGTTTATAATAGGGTAATATTTAAGAATTCTTTAACAACCAGGGCTGCACTGATAGCTTTGGTTGTTTTTTGCACGTTTTCATGCAAAGCACAAGTGCAGGATATATCGACAAATTTAAAATGGTCTGAACGTATGGCGCTCTCAATCATGAAGCGTCATCCTGAAGCGTATCAGATTGATGACAAAACTCAGCCTAAATGGGATTACGTACATGGGCTTGTACTTACGTCTTTCGAAAAGATTTATGCCAAAACAGGCGATAAGAAATATTATGACTATATAAAAGGCTACGCTGATGCAACAATAGACAGTGAAGGTAAAATAAAGTCATATAAGTTTGAGAATTACAATATTGACATGGTTGTGGCGGGCAGGCTGTTGTTTAACCTATATGATACAACCAAAGATCCCCGCTATTTCACTGTTATCGAAACGCTCCGAAAGCAACTGAAAGAACAGCCGCGTACTGCGAGCCGAGGCTTTTGGCATAAAAAAGTGTATCCTGACCAAATGTGGCTGGACGGGCTGTATATGGGTGAACCTTTCTATGCAGAATACGTTAAACGTTATGAAAATGGCGACAACTTTAATGACATAGCCCACCAGTTTGAGCTGATACATACCAATGCACGCGATAAAAACACTGGACTACTATATCACGGCTGGGATGAAAGCCGCGAGATGGGATGGGCTAATAAAGTGACAGGCACCTCACCCAATTTTTGGTCAAGGTCACTGGGTTGGTATATGATGGCGCTGGTTGATGTGCTTGATTATTTCCCCGAGAACCATCCGAAACGTAAAGAGCTGGTTAGGTATTTAAATGAAACCGCAAATGCAGTAGCAAAATTCCAGGATAAATCAGGGCTTTGGTACCAGGTTACAGATAAAGGCGGAAGCCCGGGTAACTACCTGGAGTCATCAGGCTCATCAATGTTTGCCTATGCTATGGCCAAAGGAGCTAACAAAGGCTACCTTAATAAAAAGTACAGGAAGATTGCCAATAAGGCATTTGATGGCCTTACTTCAAAACTTATAGTTACAGCACCTGATGGCGAGATAACTATTACGCAGGCTTGTGCCGTAGCCGGGCTGGGCGGAAACCCATACAGGGATGGCTCTTATGAATATTATGTAAACGAGAAGAAAAAAGATAATGACCCAAAGGCTACAGGCCCCTTTATACTTGCCGCCCTTGAATTGAACCGCTAA
- a CDS encoding T9SS type A sorting domain-containing protein, which translates to MRTKLLSLFVTAILATSVATAQKTWDFGNDAANWPIGTGYPNNSVVDNMGMYANESGSITNFGAITTNSAAFSDGYTAARRFQLNGAGYTSSTGFVATPVQRFLHFDVSGNCTVKVWFRSGSASSARTVYVTDGATVLGSVTTTTDTGGDYGIITAANNGGPKKLYVFGDQACNIYKIQVIGATVSSPEPIVLANEQFTALNAIKVFGSQKQVSLANVTEATKVDVYSLSGALVKSLSTESDTAFELSATGLYIVNLTTGQGRKSVKVMVQ; encoded by the coding sequence ATGAGAACAAAACTACTTTCACTTTTTGTAACCGCAATACTTGCCACAAGTGTTGCAACTGCCCAAAAAACATGGGACTTCGGCAATGATGCTGCCAATTGGCCAATAGGTACCGGATACCCTAATAATTCTGTGGTTGATAATATGGGTATGTACGCAAATGAATCTGGTTCTATAACCAATTTCGGAGCTATAACTACAAATAGCGCTGCATTTTCTGATGGTTATACCGCTGCACGCCGTTTTCAGCTAAATGGTGCGGGGTATACAAGCAGCACTGGCTTTGTAGCAACACCTGTACAACGTTTCCTGCATTTTGATGTAAGTGGCAATTGTACTGTTAAAGTATGGTTCAGGAGCGGATCAGCTTCAAGTGCACGCACAGTTTATGTTACAGATGGGGCTACTGTGCTTGGCTCGGTTACAACAACTACTGATACTGGCGGAGATTACGGGATTATTACTGCAGCCAACAACGGCGGCCCGAAGAAACTTTATGTATTTGGCGACCAGGCATGTAATATCTATAAAATTCAGGTTATTGGCGCAACTGTATCCAGTCCTGAACCAATAGTACTGGCTAATGAGCAATTTACTGCACTAAACGCTATAAAAGTTTTCGGAAGCCAAAAGCAGGTTTCTTTAGCTAATGTTACTGAAGCTACAAAAGTTGATGTGTACAGCCTAAGCGGTGCTCTTGTAAAATCATTAAGCACTGAGTCTGATACAGCTTTTGAACTTTCAGCTACGGGGCTTTATATTGTAAATCTTACAACTGGACAGGGCCGTAAGTCTGTAAAAGTAATGGTTCAATAA